TTCGCAGCCTTTTGCGATATTCCCTGTGTTATTATCCTGCTAACCGGAGAATTAAATGGCTAAATTTTAACGGATTGGCAGTAAATTTGGCGACTGTCAAGAAATCTTATTTTAAAACCCATAAAAAACTGAGTTATGGCATTTACACTTCCGGGCTTACCTTACGCAACAGATGCGTTAGAGCCGAATTTCGATAAACTGACTATGGAAATTCACCATGGTAAGCACCACCAGGCTTATGTTGACAACCTGAACAAAGCGATAGCAGGTACTGAAAATGAGAACAAGTCACTGGAAGAGCTGGTTGCCAATGCTGGCAAAATCAGCCCTGCAGTAAGGAACAATGGTGGTGGTCACTGGAATCACAGTTTCTTCTGGACAAGCCTGGCACCTAATGCCGGCGGCACACCTTCCGGTAAACTGGCAGAAGCCATTAACAGCGCATTTGGTTCTTTTGAGGCATTCCAGGAGAAATTCAATACAGCAGGTGCTACCCGTTTCGGTTCCGGCTGGGCATGGCTGATCGTAAAAGACGGTAAACTGGAAGTTACTTCTACTCCTAATCAGGATAATCCGTTGATGGATGTAGCTGAAGTGAAAGGTACACCTGTCCTGGGCGTTGACGTTTGGGAACATGCTTATTACCTGAAATATCAGAACCGTCGTCCTGAATATCTGAAGGCATTCTGGAACGTTATCGACTGGAAAGCTGTTGAAAAGCGCTACGAAGCGGCGAAGTAAGCTATTAGCCTTTGATAAAAATGCAGCGGAGATCACACTATGTGATCTCCGCTGCATTTTTATCAAAAGCTAAAGACTAAGCCAATTTGAGATTCTTCGGATCCCAATGTATGATCTTATTATTGAAATAGCTCTCGTTACAGAGCAATGCCGGAGCTGCTGCCCGGAAACCGAATGTAGGATCTTCTGCAACTTTTCCACCGGTACGCATAGCATTGAACAGGTTGTAGAAGTGGTCGAAGTGAGCACCTTTATAGCCTTTCTCTGCCTCATATATGGTGGTATCCGGAGGCAGCATTTCTGCCCGATGGTAAGCATATGTTTTCCCGTTGTTGGCAGCAGCAGCGTTGGCGGCAGCCAGCGGGTCATTTTCATCCACCACGTTTTTGTTACGGTAAAGTGTTACCTTATCCCACTCAACAGTCATAGAGCCTTCGCTTCCAACCATACGCAGGTAATTGGTTCCACCGGTACCATCTACAAAGTTTACGCGGAGTGAGAGGTTAAAAGCAGGGTGTATTTCTGTTTCAGGATAATCAAACATACCCAGCATGATATCAGGTACTTCCCTTCCATCTTTCCAGTAGCGCAAACCACCAGTGGCCATTACTTTATTAGGGCCCAGGGAACCTGTTACCAGGTGCAGGCTGGAGAAGAGGTGTACAAAGAGATCTCCGGAAACACCGGTTCCGTAATCCCTGTAGTTACGCCAGCGGAAAAAGCGTAAAGGGTCGAAGCTTCTCTTGGGAGCATTTTTCAGGTATGCTTCCCAATCTACCGTTTTAGTTGAGGCATCAGCCGGAATTGGATACTGCCAGGCTCCTGTAGGCGACATACGTGCCCAGAATCCTTCTGCATAGTTCAATTTACCAATGGCGCCATCTTTCAGCAGCTGGCAGGCTTTTTCGTTACCCAGGGAGCTCATACCCTGACTGCCCACCTGGTATACCACTTTTCCGTTACGTTGCTGCGCTTCCACTACAGCCGGAGCCTCGGTGATATCGTGCACCATCGGCTTTTCGCAGTATACCGATTTGCCCTTATTCATCGCTGCTACGGAAATATCTTTATGCCAGAAGTCAGGCACGGCAATAATTACCGCATCAATGTCTTTTCTTTCCAGGATTTCCTGATAACTGCGGGTAGTGTAAATATCATTACCCCATTTCTTTTTGGCATCCGCGAGGCGTCCGTCGTATAAGTCGCAGGCAGCCACCAGCTTAACACCAGGCACCGTAATCGCCGTATTGGCATCAGCAGTACCCATACCACCAGCACCAATCAATGCTACCTGTATCTGGTCATTGGCACTGTATTTCTCATTCAGGCGGGAAAGTGATTGAATATTTCTTTTCTTATCGGCAGCAGTCAGAATGCTTGGCAGCAACGATGCGCCTACTACCCCTTTGGCAACTTTATTGATAAAGCCCCGGCGGGATCCGTCATTGGAATTTACTGGCATGATTAACCTCTTTAGGTTGAAAAAATGATAACAGAGGCTCTCAAAATAAAAACAATAAACGAGAAAAAAGAATTAAGAATATAGAATGAAGAATTAAGAAACGGAGCGGAGATCTCAGAGGATAAAATACTCGCTGAGATCTCCGCTCCGTTTCTTAATTCTTCATTCTATATTCTTAATTCTTTGTAAGCAACTGTTTGTACTTAACCGGACTATGCAGCAGATTCGCAGCAGTATTGATATCATTGTCCCATTCAAGGGATCTTGTGATACGGCCTTTTTGCAGATAATAACGATTAACAATCTCTTCTTCCAACAGGCGTTTTATCTCTGTTTTATTCTTCAGCAGATCCTGCTTTTTGTCGTGTTTCATTTTAGTTTCCAGCTGCTCCAGCTCTGCGGCTACCGCATCATAGTATTTTTCTTTCTTAGCAGTGGTCTTGAAGGATTCCAGGGCTTCTTCACTACGGGTTTTATAGCTGTAGTCTTTATTTTCAAGGTATCGTTCGAAATCTTCGAAATCCGCATCAGACAAAGAGAAACCAGCTGCATTTCCAATATGAGGATGGCTGTAATAGTAGGTAGTGGCGTAGTCGAAAATAAATTGTTTCCTGAGCAGCGTAAGTGCTACCTGACTGATATAGGTAGGGTCCACTTTTGCATCGGGCTCTATTCCGCCACCATCTTTTACAGAACGGCCATCAGCAGTAGTGAAGGATTTGCGGAGAGAATCAGGCACGTATTCCACGCTGCCATCATCGTTGCGGTGGGAGTAGTCGATTGCCTGTATACAACGGCCGCTGGGCGTATAGTATTTGGCAGTGGTTACCTTCAGTTTCGTATTATAAGGCAGCTGACGGGTAGTTTGTACCAGCCCTTTACCATAGGAACGCTGGCCTATAACCAGTCCTCTGTCGAGATCCTGTATGCTGCCGGCCACAATTTCTGATGCAGATGCAGAAGAGTGATTGGTGAGCACAGCCAGGGGCAGGTGTGTATC
The genomic region above belongs to Chitinophaga sp. 180180018-3 and contains:
- a CDS encoding superoxide dismutase, with the translated sequence MAFTLPGLPYATDALEPNFDKLTMEIHHGKHHQAYVDNLNKAIAGTENENKSLEELVANAGKISPAVRNNGGGHWNHSFFWTSLAPNAGGTPSGKLAEAINSAFGSFEAFQEKFNTAGATRFGSGWAWLIVKDGKLEVTSTPNQDNPLMDVAEVKGTPVLGVDVWEHAYYLKYQNRRPEYLKAFWNVIDWKAVEKRYEAAK
- a CDS encoding Gfo/Idh/MocA family oxidoreductase — protein: MPVNSNDGSRRGFINKVAKGVVGASLLPSILTAADKKRNIQSLSRLNEKYSANDQIQVALIGAGGMGTADANTAITVPGVKLVAACDLYDGRLADAKKKWGNDIYTTRSYQEILERKDIDAVIIAVPDFWHKDISVAAMNKGKSVYCEKPMVHDITEAPAVVEAQQRNGKVVYQVGSQGMSSLGNEKACQLLKDGAIGKLNYAEGFWARMSPTGAWQYPIPADASTKTVDWEAYLKNAPKRSFDPLRFFRWRNYRDYGTGVSGDLFVHLFSSLHLVTGSLGPNKVMATGGLRYWKDGREVPDIMLGMFDYPETEIHPAFNLSLRVNFVDGTGGTNYLRMVGSEGSMTVEWDKVTLYRNKNVVDENDPLAAANAAAANNGKTYAYHRAEMLPPDTTIYEAEKGYKGAHFDHFYNLFNAMRTGGKVAEDPTFGFRAAAPALLCNESYFNNKIIHWDPKNLKLA
- a CDS encoding S41 family peptidase, which encodes MLLLLIATGIFAFNENDRYFQIAKNLDIFAAFYRELNTYYVDDLSPEKVMHKGIEAMLEETDPFTDFVSEENLDDLKFMATGKYGGVGASINTNGDWTAITDVYEGSPMDKAGVKPGDIIVSMDGKSIKNMPQDDVSKLLKGAAGTPINMVFRNPVSGVETPKKIVREEINVKAVSYAGIVKNDIGYIRMTQFTENSGSMVRKAFEQLKQSNPAMKGLILDLRGNPGGLLDEAVVVANIFVDKNKLIVSTRGKVKNWDRNYETTDQPVDTHLPLAVLTNHSSASASEIVAGSIQDLDRGLVIGQRSYGKGLVQTTRQLPYNTKLKVTTAKYYTPSGRCIQAIDYSHRNDDGSVEYVPDSLRKSFTTADGRSVKDGGGIEPDAKVDPTYISQVALTLLRKQFIFDYATTYYYSHPHIGNAAGFSLSDADFEDFERYLENKDYSYKTRSEEALESFKTTAKKEKYYDAVAAELEQLETKMKHDKKQDLLKNKTEIKRLLEEEIVNRYYLQKGRITRSLEWDNDINTAANLLHSPVKYKQLLTKN